Proteins from a genomic interval of Luteibacter pinisoli:
- the panD gene encoding aspartate 1-decarboxylase, which translates to MHLNMLKCKIHRATVTHAELNYEGSIAIDGNLLDAAGMREYEQIHAWNISNGERFVTYALRAEEGSGIISVNGSAARRVSTGDLLIIAAFAGLSEAELAKYQPDLVYVDADNRITHTNHSIPKQAA; encoded by the coding sequence ATGCACCTCAACATGCTCAAGTGCAAGATCCACCGCGCCACGGTGACTCACGCCGAGCTGAACTACGAAGGTTCGATCGCCATTGATGGCAACCTGCTCGATGCCGCCGGTATGCGCGAGTACGAACAGATCCATGCCTGGAACATCAGCAACGGCGAACGCTTCGTCACGTACGCGCTGCGTGCGGAAGAGGGCTCGGGCATCATCTCCGTGAACGGCAGCGCCGCCCGCCGCGTGTCCACCGGCGACCTGCTCATCATTGCCGCGTTCGCTGGCCTGTCCGAAGCCGAGCTGGCCAAGTACCAGCCGGATCTGGTGTATGTCGATGCCGATAACCGCATCACGCACACCAACCATTCGATTCCGAAGCAGGCTGCGTAA
- the panC gene encoding pantoate--beta-alanine ligase: MQTVTDAAALRATIRGWRTSGQTVGFVPTMGNLHEGHHSLLKLARARADRVVASVFVNPTQFGPGEDFERYPRTLVQDQVGLAEAGCDVLFAPEVATLYPFGPAGSVSIHVPGVTETLEGDHRPGHFDGVATVVSKLFHLVQPDFAVFGQKDFQQLKVIERMVRDLSLPVKIMAGPTLRDEDGLAKSSRNQYLSPAERQRAPQIYATLTQMRTLFAEGHAWQALEQAAKARLERAGFVPDYVAIRRAEDLAEPAPDEREGLVALVAARLGATRLIDNLPFD, encoded by the coding sequence ATGCAGACCGTAACCGACGCCGCCGCCCTCCGCGCCACCATCCGTGGCTGGCGCACCTCTGGCCAGACCGTGGGCTTCGTCCCAACCATGGGCAACCTCCACGAGGGCCACCATTCCCTGTTGAAGCTGGCCCGTGCCCGCGCCGACCGGGTGGTCGCGTCCGTGTTCGTCAACCCGACCCAGTTTGGCCCGGGTGAGGACTTCGAGCGCTACCCGCGCACGCTCGTCCAGGACCAGGTCGGCCTGGCCGAGGCCGGCTGCGACGTGCTGTTCGCCCCCGAAGTGGCCACGCTGTATCCGTTCGGGCCGGCGGGCAGCGTGAGCATCCACGTGCCGGGCGTGACCGAAACCCTCGAGGGCGACCATCGCCCCGGCCATTTCGATGGCGTGGCGACGGTGGTGTCGAAGCTCTTCCACCTCGTGCAGCCGGATTTCGCGGTGTTTGGCCAGAAGGATTTCCAGCAGCTGAAGGTCATCGAGCGGATGGTTCGCGACCTGTCGCTGCCGGTGAAGATCATGGCCGGGCCCACGCTGCGCGACGAGGACGGCCTGGCCAAGAGCTCGCGCAACCAGTACCTGTCGCCGGCCGAGCGCCAGCGCGCCCCGCAGATCTACGCCACGCTGACCCAGATGCGCACCCTGTTTGCCGAGGGCCACGCCTGGCAGGCGCTGGAACAGGCCGCGAAGGCCCGCCTGGAGCGGGCCGGTTTCGTCCCGGACTACGTCGCCATCCGCCGTGCCGAGGACCTGGCCGAGCCGGCGCCGGACGAGCGGGAAGGCCTGGTGGCGCTGGTGGCGGCGCGGCTGGGTGCCACCCGCCTGATCGACAACCTGCCTTTCGACTGA
- the panB gene encoding 3-methyl-2-oxobutanoate hydroxymethyltransferase, protein MSVYVEKTSAPARKPVTVPGLKAMKADGRKIVMLTAYDASFAAQLESAGIDVALVGDSLGMVVQGRASTLPVTVDDMVYHTAAVARGLSATLLVADLPFMSDRDVPSAMEAATRLVAQGGAAMVKIEGAGRICEVITALAERDIPVCSHLGLTPQSVNKFGGYKVQGKTDAAADKLFADAQAVEAAGADLLVLECVPSALAERITRALSIPVIGIGAGVACDGQVLVVYDMIGLTPGKRPKFSKDFLAGRDSIPAAIQAYADDVRAGTFPGPEHSFS, encoded by the coding sequence CTGAGCGTGTACGTGGAAAAAACGAGTGCACCGGCGCGCAAGCCGGTGACCGTGCCGGGCCTGAAGGCGATGAAAGCCGACGGCCGGAAGATCGTGATGCTCACCGCCTACGACGCGAGTTTCGCCGCACAACTGGAATCCGCCGGGATCGACGTGGCGCTGGTTGGCGATTCGCTGGGCATGGTGGTGCAGGGCAGGGCGAGTACGCTGCCTGTCACGGTTGACGACATGGTCTATCACACCGCTGCCGTGGCTCGCGGGCTTTCCGCGACGTTGCTGGTGGCCGACCTGCCTTTCATGAGTGATCGCGACGTGCCTTCGGCCATGGAAGCCGCCACGCGGCTCGTGGCACAGGGCGGTGCGGCCATGGTCAAGATCGAGGGCGCGGGACGGATCTGCGAGGTGATCACCGCGCTGGCCGAACGCGACATCCCCGTATGCAGCCACCTGGGCCTGACGCCGCAGTCGGTGAACAAGTTCGGTGGCTACAAGGTGCAGGGCAAGACCGACGCCGCTGCCGACAAGCTGTTCGCCGACGCCCAGGCAGTCGAGGCCGCCGGCGCGGACCTGCTGGTGCTGGAGTGCGTGCCGTCGGCCCTGGCCGAGCGCATCACCCGTGCCCTCAGCATTCCGGTCATCGGCATCGGCGCAGGTGTCGCGTGCGACGGCCAGGTGCTGGTGGTCTACGACATGATCGGCCTGACCCCCGGCAAGCGGCCGAAGTTTTCCAAGGATTTCCTCGCGGGACGCGACTCCATCCCGGCGGCAATCCAGGCCTACGCCGACGACGTCAGGGCAGGGACCTTCCCCGGCCCGGAACACAGCTTCAGCTAA
- the folK gene encoding 2-amino-4-hydroxy-6-hydroxymethyldihydropteridine diphosphokinase has product MSVTALIGLGGNLGDVRPRLDAAIDALGALPGVRVLARSRFYRTPPWGNVDQPDFVNAAIAVETSLPAHGLLDAMLATERAFGRLRDGERWGPRTLDLDLLAYGDAVIDDARLTVPHPRIAERAFVLLPLADIAADTVLPGLGRVADLLAAIDAAECIPLA; this is encoded by the coding sequence GTGAGCGTCACCGCCTTGATCGGCCTGGGCGGCAACCTGGGTGACGTCCGGCCGCGGCTCGACGCCGCGATCGACGCGCTGGGTGCCCTGCCGGGCGTTCGGGTGCTGGCGCGGTCGCGCTTCTACCGGACCCCGCCGTGGGGCAACGTGGACCAGCCCGACTTCGTCAACGCGGCCATCGCCGTGGAGACCTCGCTCCCGGCCCATGGGCTGCTTGACGCCATGCTGGCCACGGAGCGCGCGTTTGGCCGGCTACGCGATGGTGAGCGCTGGGGCCCGCGTACGCTGGACCTGGACCTGCTGGCCTACGGCGACGCAGTGATCGATGACGCCCGGCTGACGGTGCCGCACCCGCGGATCGCCGAGCGCGCCTTCGTCCTGCTGCCCCTGGCCGATATCGCCGCCGACACGGTCCTTCCCGGACTCGGGCGCGTGGCCGATCTGCTGGCCGCCATCGACGCGGCTGAATGCATCCCGCTGGCGTGA
- the pcnB gene encoding polynucleotide adenylyltransferase PcnB, whose product MRVIPREQHSISRKNISKAALRVLYRLHDAGFAAYLVGGAVRDLLLGGHPKDFDVATDATPEEVKGLFRNCRLIGRRFRLAHVVFGPEIIEVATFRGTGEVGVENDGDRHIVDGRIVRDNIWGTIEEDAVRRDFRVNALYYDIADFSVRDYVGGMQDLTDRTMRLIGDPELRYREDPVRMLRAARLAAKLGFTIDASAAAPFKKLGHLLTEASPARLFDESLKLFLAGHGLKSFKMLEACGLLEFLFPATARALERGDNALRALVEQGLANTDARISEGKSVTPAFLYAVLLWGEVRDQAHGWMAQGFEMNEAWQRAAVHVVGEQCQRVAIPRRFTFTMEEIWSLQPRFEQIHRKRVFRLMAHPRFRAAFDFLLLRAHESQGMRELGEWWAHAQLLPPEMLAAALGGGGVPAHEAPTASASAPVRKRRRRRKPTRGKGDSGGA is encoded by the coding sequence ATGCGTGTCATTCCGCGCGAACAGCACTCCATCTCCCGCAAGAACATCAGCAAAGCCGCGCTACGCGTGCTTTACCGACTGCATGACGCCGGGTTTGCCGCCTACCTGGTGGGTGGCGCCGTGCGCGACCTTCTCCTGGGCGGCCATCCCAAGGACTTTGACGTGGCCACCGACGCCACGCCGGAAGAGGTGAAAGGCCTGTTCCGCAACTGCCGCCTCATCGGTCGTCGCTTCCGCCTGGCGCACGTGGTGTTCGGCCCCGAGATCATCGAGGTCGCGACCTTCCGTGGCACCGGCGAAGTGGGTGTCGAGAACGACGGCGACCGCCACATCGTCGACGGCCGCATCGTCCGCGACAACATCTGGGGCACGATCGAGGAAGACGCGGTGCGCCGCGATTTCCGGGTCAACGCCCTGTATTACGACATCGCCGATTTCAGCGTCCGCGATTATGTCGGCGGCATGCAGGACCTGACCGACCGGACGATGCGCCTTATCGGCGATCCGGAACTGCGTTACCGCGAAGACCCGGTGCGCATGCTGCGTGCCGCGCGCCTTGCCGCGAAACTCGGTTTCACCATCGATGCGTCCGCCGCGGCGCCCTTCAAGAAGCTCGGTCACCTGCTGACCGAAGCCTCGCCGGCCCGCCTGTTCGACGAGTCGCTGAAGCTGTTCCTGGCCGGCCACGGCCTGAAGAGCTTCAAGATGCTCGAAGCCTGCGGCCTGCTGGAATTCCTGTTCCCGGCCACCGCCCGCGCCCTCGAGCGTGGCGACAATGCGCTGCGTGCATTGGTCGAGCAGGGCCTGGCCAACACCGACGCCCGCATTTCCGAAGGCAAGTCGGTGACCCCGGCCTTCCTTTACGCCGTGCTGCTATGGGGCGAGGTGCGCGACCAGGCGCACGGCTGGATGGCGCAGGGCTTTGAAATGAACGAGGCATGGCAGCGTGCTGCCGTGCACGTGGTGGGCGAGCAGTGCCAGCGGGTGGCGATCCCGCGGCGCTTCACCTTCACCATGGAAGAGATCTGGTCGCTGCAGCCGCGCTTCGAGCAGATCCACCGCAAGCGCGTGTTCCGGCTGATGGCGCACCCACGCTTCCGCGCGGCCTTCGATTTCCTGCTGCTGCGTGCCCACGAGTCGCAGGGCATGCGGGAACTGGGTGAGTGGTGGGCGCATGCCCAGCTGCTGCCGCCGGAAATGCTCGCGGCCGCCCTGGGCGGCGGTGGCGTGCCCGCGCACGAAGCGCCGACGGCGTCGGCCTCCGCGCCGGTCCGCAAGCGCCGGCGTCGGCGCAAGCCTACCCGCGGCAAGGGCGATTCGGGCGGGGCGTGA
- the fdxA gene encoding ferredoxin FdxA has translation MTFVVTDNCIKCKYTDCVEVCPVDAFHEGPNFLVINPDECIDCTLCEPECPINAIYPEDDVPAGQEAFVALNADLSKDWPVITERKDGLPDAKEWEGKPNKIELIQR, from the coding sequence ATGACCTTTGTCGTTACCGACAACTGCATCAAGTGCAAATATACGGACTGCGTCGAGGTCTGCCCGGTCGATGCCTTCCATGAAGGCCCGAACTTCCTGGTGATCAATCCGGACGAGTGCATCGACTGCACCCTTTGCGAGCCGGAATGCCCGATCAATGCCATCTACCCCGAGGACGACGTCCCCGCCGGGCAGGAGGCCTTCGTGGCACTGAACGCCGATCTCTCGAAGGACTGGCCGGTCATCACCGAACGGAAGGACGGCCTCCCCGACGCGAAAGAGTGGGAAGGCAAGCCCAACAAGATCGAGCTTATCCAGCGCTGA
- the dapA gene encoding 4-hydroxy-tetrahydrodipicolinate synthase produces the protein MDISGSITALATPFAADGSLDLNAFGRLLDQQLAGGTQAVVVAGSTGESHFLEHDEFKRLLAFAVKHIDKRIPVIAGTGEAGTAKTIATTRLAKELGADAALVVAPFYVRPTQEGMRRHFLAVADEGGLPVILYNVPPRTGSDIAVETVAALRDHPGIIGIKEARGDAERIQALAELIRPDFVYLSGDDGSAHQAMLAGAAGTISVVANLVPGPFRELCDAARSGSAERTASATARLAPLIDALNCAPNPIPVKAGLALLGLGSAAPRLPLVELEPGPALAKVRETLSALAPLATAA, from the coding sequence TTGGATATCTCCGGAAGCATCACCGCATTGGCGACGCCGTTCGCCGCCGACGGTTCCCTGGATCTCAACGCCTTCGGCCGCCTGCTCGACCAGCAGCTGGCTGGCGGCACGCAGGCCGTGGTGGTCGCAGGCTCCACGGGCGAGTCGCACTTCCTCGAGCACGACGAATTCAAGCGCCTGCTTGCCTTCGCGGTGAAACACATCGACAAACGCATCCCGGTCATCGCGGGCACCGGTGAGGCGGGCACGGCGAAAACCATTGCCACCACCCGCCTGGCGAAGGAGCTGGGTGCGGATGCCGCCCTCGTGGTGGCGCCGTTCTATGTGCGCCCCACCCAGGAAGGCATGCGCCGCCATTTTCTTGCGGTGGCGGACGAGGGCGGCCTGCCGGTCATCCTTTACAACGTGCCCCCGCGCACCGGCAGCGACATCGCCGTGGAGACCGTGGCGGCCCTTCGCGACCACCCCGGCATCATTGGCATCAAGGAAGCCCGCGGCGACGCGGAGCGGATCCAGGCCCTTGCGGAACTTATCCGCCCGGATTTCGTCTACCTCAGCGGCGACGACGGTTCGGCCCACCAGGCCATGCTGGCCGGCGCTGCGGGCACCATCTCGGTGGTGGCCAACCTCGTGCCGGGGCCTTTCCGTGAACTGTGCGACGCCGCCCGCTCGGGCAGCGCCGAACGCACGGCCAGTGCCACGGCGCGGCTGGCCCCCCTGATCGACGCGCTGAACTGCGCGCCGAACCCGATCCCCGTGAAGGCCGGACTGGCCTTGCTGGGGCTGGGCTCGGCGGCGCCGCGGCTGCCGCTGGTCGAGCTGGAACCCGGCCCGGCGCTGGCAAAAGTGCGCGAAACGCTCTCGGCTCTGGCACCATTGGCGACTGCCGCCTGA
- a CDS encoding glycine cleavage system protein R → MKALNRSVARNGATDNQLLISTLSPAHRAPILALAKRIADSGCNLADARVSTIGNDTSVMLLASGSWDAVAKLETALGKLSRDEELQIVHYRTTPREPTAHLLPYLVEVIAADRPGILVKIIEFFSRRDISVEQLSSMRYQAMQTGAEMFQAQITIGIPAETHIAALRDDFLELCDGLNLDAIMDPVKF, encoded by the coding sequence GTGAAGGCCTTGAACCGTTCTGTAGCACGCAACGGCGCCACCGATAACCAGTTGCTCATCTCGACGCTGTCGCCGGCGCACCGCGCCCCTATCCTCGCCCTGGCCAAGCGCATCGCCGATTCCGGTTGCAACCTGGCCGATGCCCGGGTCTCCACCATCGGCAACGACACCTCCGTGATGCTGCTGGCCTCGGGCTCGTGGGATGCCGTCGCCAAGCTGGAAACGGCGCTGGGCAAGCTGTCGCGCGACGAGGAACTGCAGATCGTGCATTACCGCACGACGCCGCGCGAGCCGACCGCGCACCTCCTGCCATACCTGGTGGAAGTGATTGCCGCCGACCGTCCGGGCATCCTGGTCAAGATCATCGAATTCTTTTCACGCCGCGACATCAGCGTGGAACAGCTCTCGTCCATGCGCTACCAGGCCATGCAGACGGGTGCTGAAATGTTCCAGGCACAGATCACCATCGGCATTCCGGCCGAGACGCACATCGCCGCGTTGCGGGACGACTTCCTTGAACTGTGCGATGGGCTTAATCTCGATGCCATCATGGACCCCGTGAAATTCTGA
- a CDS encoding peroxiredoxin, whose amino-acid sequence MIGKGKKIPKLTGTLGDGSTLALASLSGKWVVVFFYPKDNTPGCTNEAKDFRDHYAQFQAHNAEVIGVSRDSVRSHANYAAKHELPFPLVSDADEAWCQAFDVIHEKVLYGKRYMGVVRSTFLIDPDGKLFAEWRGVKIPGHAQAVLESVPTA is encoded by the coding sequence ATGATCGGTAAGGGTAAGAAGATTCCGAAACTCACGGGCACGCTCGGCGATGGTTCGACGCTGGCGCTGGCCTCCCTCTCCGGCAAGTGGGTGGTGGTGTTCTTCTACCCGAAGGACAACACGCCGGGATGCACCAACGAAGCGAAAGATTTTCGCGACCATTACGCACAGTTCCAGGCCCATAACGCCGAAGTCATCGGCGTCTCTCGCGACTCCGTGCGCTCGCACGCGAACTATGCGGCGAAGCACGAACTCCCCTTCCCCCTCGTTTCTGACGCCGACGAAGCCTGGTGCCAGGCCTTCGACGTCATCCACGAGAAAGTGCTGTACGGCAAGCGCTACATGGGTGTCGTGCGCAGTACTTTCCTGATCGACCCGGACGGCAAGCTGTTCGCGGAATGGCGCGGGGTGAAAATCCCGGGCCATGCGCAGGCTGTCCTTGAGAGTGTTCCCACCGCGTGA